A part of Melittangium boletus DSM 14713 genomic DNA contains:
- a CDS encoding CotH kinase family protein, which produces MRKKLPLACLVFVLAACSPALPEDSESTEPPTPFAPTEPSAPVDPPSPPVGTACEAPPVLPAAPEIALPVAEAWVSAEELTVQAAGFENSGSVAPERARFEIWSVEAGAPVGLVWSASVNAPASLAEVRLADGAFMAGVRALSERERYAVRVRYAYVPEPCEVWGEWSAWRFFRADDASGELFDEGQVLEFHLDIPPDSWAAMNAEAVPPDCVPHERQDYRATLRLGERVFENVGVHVKGGCGSARSLEGKASFKVDLEWDDPETPGCPESRELFGRKNFTFDNNVQDHSQMNARLGYAFFRELGMPAPRAASVRLFVNGEYWGLYTHVESIDRKFLARWFEDKSGALYEGSYWCDLVPENVPAPGEDPSGFCLERKLSGGGACGSGASGDGYAPLRELTRRLAALPKGGFYPEVQAFFDYDQFLTTWSIEGVIAHWDGYSFDTRNNYRVYQDPSTGRWSLLSGGIDQTFGHRLGRGAGLEQNPWDVAGVLAVRCMEEADCRAAIATRMEEVTQAFETAGLEARARDIRSQIASDAHADPRKESSNAQFDKAVEETLRFIRERPARMRQFLEQ; this is translated from the coding sequence GTGAGGAAGAAACTGCCGCTGGCCTGTCTGGTCTTCGTGCTCGCCGCGTGTTCTCCCGCGTTGCCCGAGGACTCCGAATCCACCGAGCCGCCCACGCCGTTCGCGCCCACGGAGCCCTCCGCGCCCGTGGATCCACCGTCTCCTCCCGTTGGAACCGCCTGCGAGGCGCCTCCGGTGCTACCCGCCGCGCCGGAGATCGCCCTCCCGGTGGCGGAAGCGTGGGTCTCGGCGGAAGAGCTGACGGTACAGGCGGCGGGCTTCGAGAACTCCGGGAGCGTGGCGCCGGAACGGGCCCGGTTCGAGATCTGGTCCGTGGAGGCGGGAGCGCCGGTGGGGCTCGTCTGGTCGGCGTCGGTGAACGCGCCCGCCTCGCTCGCCGAGGTGCGGCTGGCCGATGGGGCCTTCATGGCGGGCGTGAGGGCGCTTTCCGAGCGGGAGCGGTACGCGGTGCGGGTGCGCTACGCGTATGTGCCCGAGCCGTGTGAGGTCTGGGGCGAGTGGAGCGCCTGGCGTTTCTTCCGCGCGGACGATGCGTCCGGGGAACTCTTCGACGAGGGGCAGGTGCTGGAGTTCCACCTCGATATTCCTCCGGACTCGTGGGCCGCGATGAACGCGGAGGCCGTGCCTCCCGACTGTGTCCCTCACGAGCGCCAGGACTACCGGGCCACGTTGCGCCTGGGCGAGCGGGTCTTCGAGAACGTCGGGGTGCATGTGAAGGGCGGTTGTGGTTCGGCGCGTTCGCTCGAGGGCAAGGCCTCCTTCAAGGTGGACCTGGAGTGGGATGATCCCGAGACGCCCGGCTGCCCGGAGTCACGGGAGCTGTTCGGACGAAAGAACTTCACCTTCGACAACAACGTGCAGGACCACAGCCAGATGAACGCGCGTCTGGGATATGCGTTCTTCCGCGAACTGGGGATGCCCGCGCCCCGAGCGGCCTCGGTGCGGCTGTTCGTCAATGGCGAGTATTGGGGCCTCTACACGCACGTGGAGTCCATCGATCGGAAGTTCCTGGCGCGCTGGTTCGAGGACAAGAGTGGCGCGCTCTACGAGGGCTCGTATTGGTGCGACCTCGTGCCGGAGAACGTGCCGGCGCCGGGTGAGGATCCGAGCGGCTTCTGTCTGGAGCGCAAGCTGTCGGGAGGCGGCGCGTGTGGCTCGGGAGCGTCGGGGGATGGCTACGCGCCCCTGCGTGAACTCACACGGCGCCTGGCGGCTCTCCCCAAGGGGGGCTTCTATCCCGAGGTGCAGGCGTTCTTCGACTACGACCAGTTCCTCACCACGTGGTCCATCGAGGGCGTCATCGCGCACTGGGACGGCTACTCCTTCGACACGCGCAACAACTATCGGGTGTATCAGGATCCCTCCACGGGGCGTTGGTCGCTGCTGTCGGGAGGAATCGATCAGACGTTTGGCCACAGACTGGGGCGAGGCGCGGGCCTGGAGCAGAACCCGTGGGACGTGGCGGGAGTGCTCGCGGTGCGGTGCATGGAGGAGGCGGATTGCCGGGCGGCCATCGCCACGCGGATGGAGGAGGTGACACAGGCCTTCGAGACCGCGGGACTCGAGGCCCGCGCGAGGGACATCCGAAGCCAGATCGCCTCGGATGCCCACGCGGATCCGCGCAAGGAGTCGTCGAACGCCCAGTTCGACAAGGCGGTGGAGGAGACGCTGCGCTTCATCCGCGAGCGCCCCGCGCGGATGCGCCAGTTCCTCGAACAGTAG